In the Gracilimonas sp. genome, ACGCTGGAGAAGCATCTGATTCGATCAAAAAGTGAAGTTTCCCTGAAAATTGGTTTACCCAGAGAGATCTCCAACGATGAACGTCGCGTTACTTTAACACCAGGGGGTGTATCGATTTTAAAGGCGAATGGCCATGATATTTTTATAGAAAAAGGGGCTGGTGAAGATGCAAACTTCCCCGATCGTGAGTATGCTGATGCAGGTGCTGAAATTGCTTATTCTGCCAGCGATGTCTTCAAAAAATCTGATTTGATCCTCAAAATAGCTCCCCTCACAAAAGAAGAGTTTGAGCTTTTGGAGCCAGATCAATCTCTTATTTCAGCCCTGCATATGGGCAGCCAAACCGAGGAGTACCTTAAAGCTCTCACCGAGAAATCTATTACCGGAATTGGTTATGAATTCATCAGAGGCGAAGATAAAGAGTTTCCCATAGTGCGAATGATGCATGAAATCACGGGGTCTATGTCCGTACAAATTGCCGCTCACTATCTCGAAAGCATGAGTGGCGGACAAGGAATAATGCTTGGAGGTATTTCAGGCGTACCACCTGCAACAGTGGTTATTTTAGGAGCTGGAATTACCGGCGAATATGCTGCCCGAACCGCTCTTGGATATGGCGCCCAGGTTTTTGTAATGGATACAGACTTGGCTGCACTTCGACGATTAGAGAATGCTCTTGATCGGCGTATAATTACAGCTGTAGCAAATCATCAATATTTAAATACGGCTCTTAAGTTTGCTGATATCATCATAGGTGCTGCAATGGCTGAAGGAGAACGATCTCCATGTTGGGTAACCGACGAAATGGTTGCAGGGATGAAGGCAGGAAGTGTAATTGTAGATACCGTTATCGATCAGGGTGGATGTGTTGCTACCAGTCGTCCTACCACTCATTCAAACCCTGTTTACTCAGAACATGAGGTGATTCATCATTGTGTGCCAAATATACCGGCCAATGTGCCCAGAACGGCAACATATGCACTCAATAATGTGCTGGTACCTTATATATTATCTATTGGAAATGCTGGTGGGGTAAAAGAATGTTTGTGGGAAAATGTAGCTCTTAGAAATGGCACTTATACATATAAGAAGCACATTACCAAGAAGGCGCTGGCTAAGATGTTTGATATGCCCTACCGTGAAATCGAAATGCTGATCGCCTCCCAGATTTAAAATTTTGAATGGGAAATGCAGAATTTTGAATTACACCAGAAACCATTCAAAATTCATAACCCCTAATTTCAAATTTCCCCATGTCAGAACTAAACGAATCAAATTACAGGCGCATATCGATTATCAATTGGTTACTTACCGTCCCTATGATGGTGCTTTTTGCCTGGCCTTATTACTATGGAGCGGGATTGATAGGCATGGATATTCTGCTTAGATATATCGGAGCTTTTTTCTTTGCAGTCCCCTTTATGCTCACAATCCTGCATGGACATGTTACTATGGCACTTGGCTCGGTTCACCGTCACCATTATTACGATTGGATGACTAACGACAAACCCCTCACCTTTGGCCTATTTTTTCACCCTATGTTCGTCAGAACACGATTCCGTCTCATTATACTAATGATTAGCTTGTTTACCTTACCTGCAGGTTATCTGCTGAGTCTATAAAAAAATAGGGGCGTCCTACACAATACGCCCCTACGATTCCATTAGATATTTTGCAGATACTGCTTAGATAATTTCTAAATCAGTAGGCTGTTCCTTTCTTAATATCTTCAACTACGCTTGGATCAAGCAGAGTTGACGTATCACCAAGGTTCTCGAGATCATTAGCTGCAATCTTTCTCAAGATACGTCGCATAATTTTCCCTGAACGTGTTTTTGGTAACCCGGATACAATCTGAATTTTATCCGGCTTGGCAATCGGACTTATGATTTTTGTAACCAGATCATTGAGTTCTTTCTTGAAAGCTTCAGGATCTTTGATTTCTTCATCACAAATCATAAAGGCAAAGACACCTTGTCCTTTTATATCATGAGGGTAACCAACAACAGCCGTTTCAACTACTTTTTCGTGCTCATCCAGAGCGTTTTCAATTTCAGCTGTTCCCAAACGGTGGCCTGAAACATTAAGTACATCATCCACACGTCCGGTAATACGATAATAGCCATCTTCATCCCGGCGACACCCGTCTCCGGTGAAATAATACCCTTTATACGTACTCAAATAGGTCTGAATGTATCGATCATGATCTCCGTAGACTGTACGGGCTATAGATGGCCATGGATGCTTAATGCATAAATTTCCTGACACATCATTGCCTTCGATTTCATTACCATCCTCATCCATCAGCACTGGGAATACGCCGGGTAGTGGAAGTGTGGCAAAACCCGGTTTTGTTGGTGTGATTCCCGCAAGTGGTGAAATCATAATACCGCCCGTTTCCGTCTGCCACCAGGTATCTACAATGGGGCATTCCCCGCCTCCAATATGCTCGTCATACCAATGCCAGGCTTCCTCATTTATGGGCTCTCCTACTGTTCCCAGAACTTTCAGAGAACTCAGGTCATACTTTTTCACATAATCAATATCGTACGACATCAGCGCACGGATAGCGGTCGGTGCTGTATAGAAATGAGTTACTTCATATTTCTCTACAACTTCCCAAAGACGTCCTGCATCGGGATAGGTTGGCGTACCTTCAAAAATAATTCCGGTAGCTCCGTTAAATAGTGGACCGTAAATAATATAACTGTGCCCGGTAATCCAGCCTGCATCAG is a window encoding:
- a CDS encoding alanine dehydrogenase, with product MDIKPLDTEQIGLKTLEKHLIRSKSEVSLKIGLPREISNDERRVTLTPGGVSILKANGHDIFIEKGAGEDANFPDREYADAGAEIAYSASDVFKKSDLILKIAPLTKEEFELLEPDQSLISALHMGSQTEEYLKALTEKSITGIGYEFIRGEDKEFPIVRMMHEITGSMSVQIAAHYLESMSGGQGIMLGGISGVPPATVVILGAGITGEYAARTALGYGAQVFVMDTDLAALRRLENALDRRIITAVANHQYLNTALKFADIIIGAAMAEGERSPCWVTDEMVAGMKAGSVIVDTVIDQGGCVATSRPTTHSNPVYSEHEVIHHCVPNIPANVPRTATYALNNVLVPYILSIGNAGGVKECLWENVALRNGTYTYKKHITKKALAKMFDMPYREIEMLIASQI
- the acs gene encoding acetate--CoA ligase, coding for MWLNIKSFDEYKENFEESKKDRLKFWDHEAGTFYWRKRWDKTQSGSFEDANIKWFEGGKLNITENALDRHLNTIGNKTAFIFEPNHPDSFRRTITYKQLHEDVCRFSNVLESKGVKKGDRVVIYMAMTPELVIAALACARIGAVHSIVFAGFSAQSLSERINDCEAKMLITNDGLRRGDKHVPLKDISDEALESSPSIESVIVCQRTNREIDWKEGRDEWWHNLIRNASRKHEAVEMDAEDPLFILYTSGSTGKPKGVVHTCGGYMVYTSYSFRQVFQVGADDIYWCTADAGWITGHSYIIYGPLFNGATGIIFEGTPTYPDAGRLWEVVEKYEVTHFYTAPTAIRALMSYDIDYVKKYDLSSLKVLGTVGEPINEEAWHWYDEHIGGGECPIVDTWWQTETGGIMISPLAGITPTKPGFATLPLPGVFPVLMDEDGNEIEGNDVSGNLCIKHPWPSIARTVYGDHDRYIQTYLSTYKGYYFTGDGCRRDEDGYYRITGRVDDVLNVSGHRLGTAEIENALDEHEKVVETAVVGYPHDIKGQGVFAFMICDEEIKDPEAFKKELNDLVTKIISPIAKPDKIQIVSGLPKTRSGKIMRRILRKIAANDLENLGDTSTLLDPSVVEDIKKGTAY